The following proteins come from a genomic window of Acinonyx jubatus isolate Ajub_Pintada_27869175 chromosome C1, VMU_Ajub_asm_v1.0, whole genome shotgun sequence:
- the ANKZF1 gene encoding ankyrin repeat and zinc finger domain-containing protein 1 isoform X3, whose translation MLQKSGFGIEDEHAARFPGPLVQLLRAGASTRGLVIAGVHCTGSGESASPERKLQGLLDISEKLFCSTCDQTFHNHQEQREHYKLDWHRFNLKQRLKDKPLLSALDFEKQSSTGDLSSISGSEDSDSASEEGLQILDEERAEYEKPSRAQGFHPHRVLFQNARGQFLDAYRCVLGPRQVSPEEPELLLQNLQNGGPGYCVVLMAAAGHFAGAIFQGRDVVTHKTFHRYTVRAKRGTAQGVRDARGAASRSAGANLRRYNEATLYKDVRDLLAGPGWAKALGEAGTILLRAPRSGRSLFFGGPGAPLQRGDPRLWDIPLATRRPTFRELQHVLHKLTTLHVHEEDPRETVRLDSPRTHWKTMREKKAIEAERKVSSDENEALGQNEESPKQGSGSEGEDSFQVELELVELAVGTLDLREFEVLPKRRRRKRNNKKERSRDLEALPQQTQGDEAFSQSTQGRAAPVGPSLDEAKTPNQSELWDMLLAACRAGDVGMLKLQLAAGPIDPGVLSLLSAPLGSSGFTLLHAAAAAGRGSVVRLLLEAGADPTVQDSRARPPYTVAADKSTRNEFRRFMEKNPDAYDYSKAQVPGPLTPEMEAQQALRKREQKAARRQREKQQLQQREQEAREQEERQRFAALSDREKRALAAERRLAAQLGAPTPQASGSAVISAQRCWSCGTSLQGLIPFHYLDFSFCSTRCLRDHRCQAGKPSS comes from the exons ATGTTGCAGAAATCCGGGTTTGGAATTGAAGACGAACATGCGGCTCGGTTCCCAGGACCTTTGGTGCAGCTGCTGAGGGCGGGGGCGAGTACACGCGGTTTAGTCATTGCTGGAGTTCATTGCACGG GTTCAGGGGAGAGCGCAAGCccagaaagaaaactccagggTCTGCTGGATATTTCAGAAAAGTTATTTTGTTCAACTTGTGACCAGACCTTCCACAACCACCAGGAACAG AGGGAACATTATAAGCTTGACTGGCATCGGTTTAACCTAAAGCAACGTCTCAAGGACAAGCCTCTCCTGTCTGCCCTGGACTTTGAAAAGCAGAGTTCCACAG GAGATCTTTCCAGCATCTCAGGATCAGAAGATTCAGACTCAGCCAGTGAAGAGGGCTTGCAGATTCTGGATGAGGAGAGGGCAGAGTATGAGAAGCCCAGCAGAGCCCAAGGCTTCCACCCCCATCGGGTTCTTTTCCAGAATGCCCGCGGCCAGTTCCTTGATGCCTACCGCTGTGTCCTGGGCCCTCGCCAG gtgtccccagaagAACCAGAACTGCTGCTACAGAACCTGCAAAACGGAGGTCCCGGATACTGTGTGGTGCTCATGGCTGCGGCTGGGCACTTTGCTGGTGCCATTTTTCAGGG AAGAGACGTGGTGACACACAAGACCTTTCACCGCTACACGGTGCGGGCCAAGCGGGGCACGGCCCAGGGAGTTCGGGATGCCCGGGGTGCGGCTTCTCGTTCTGCCGGAGCCAACCTGAGGCGCTATAATGAAGCCACGTTATATAAG GATGTTCGTGACCTGCTGGCAGGGCCGGGCTGGGCTAAAGCACTGGGGGAGGCTGGGACAATACTGTTACGTGCCCCCCGCTCTGGCCGGTCCTTGTTCTTCGGAGGCCCTGGCGCACCCCTGCAACGGGGGGATCCCCGGCTTTGGGATATCCCCCTCGCTACCCGCAGACCCACCTTCCGGGAGCTACAGCATGTGCTCCATAAGCTGACCACCTTGCATGTCCACG AAGAAGACCCCCGGGAGACAGTCAGGTTGGACTCACCTCGGACACACTGGAAGACCATGAGAGAGAAGAAGGCTATCGAGGCAGAAAGAAAGGTCTCCAGTGATGAAAATGAGGCACTTGGGCAGAACGAGGAGTCTCCCAAACAGG GTTCAGGGTCGGAGGGAGAGGACAGCTTCCAGGTGGAGTTGGAGCTAGTAGAGTTGGCAGTGGGGACCCTAGATCTTCGGGAGTTTGAGGTACTGCCAaagcggaggaggaggaaaaggaataaTAAGAAGGAGAGAAGCCGAGACCTGGAGGCTCTTCCCCAGCAAACTCAAGGAGATGAGGCCTTCTCACAGTCCACCCAGGGACGGGCAGCCCCTGTGGGGCCTTCTCTGGATGAGGCCAAGACCCCCAATCAGTCAGAGCTCTGGGACATGCTTCTAGCTGCTTGCCGAGCCGGAGATGTTGGGATGTTGAAACTCCAGCTAGCTGCCGGCCCCATAGACCCTGGAGTTCTGTCTCTGCTCAGTGCCCCCTTGGGCTCCAGCGGCTTCACGCTCCTGCATGCGGCAGCTGCAGCTGGGAGAGGCTCAGTGGTTCGCCTGCTGCTGGAGGCGGGTGCTGACCCTACTGTGCA GGACTCGAGGGCCCGGCCGCCATATACAGTCGCAGCTGACAAGTCAACACGTAATGAGTTCCGAAGGTTCATGGAGAAGAATCCAGATGCTTATGATTACAGCAAGGCTCAG GTGCCAGGGCCCCTGACGCCAGAAATGGAGGCACAGCAGGCTCTGCGGAAAAGGGAGCAGAAGGCTGCCCGGCGGCAACGGGAAAAACAGCAGCTGCAGCAGCGGGAGCAGGAGGCGCGGGAGCAAGAAGAGCGGCAGCGCTTTGCCGCCCTCAGCGATCGGGAGAAG AGAGCCCTGGCTGCAGAGCGCAGGCTGGCTGCCCAGCTGGGAGCCCCCACCCCtcaggcctcaggctctgcagTCATCAGTGCTCA ACGCTGCTGGAGTTGTGGGACATCCCTCCAAGGCCTCATTCCCTTTCACTATCTcgacttctctttctgctccacaCGCTGCCTCCGGGATCATCGCTGCCAGGCTGGAAAGCCCTCTTCCTGA
- the ANKZF1 gene encoding ankyrin repeat and zinc finger domain-containing protein 1 isoform X2 — translation MSPVSAAAQVPTLVSLFDLNADAPVLQGLNLVSHPSGEALAQALRTSCPGSGESASPERKLQGLLDISEKLFCSTCDQTFHNHQEQREHYKLDWHRFNLKQRLKDKPLLSALDFEKQSSTGDLSSISGSEDSDSASEEGLQILDEERAEYEKPSRAQGFHPHRVLFQNARGQFLDAYRCVLGPRQVSPEEPELLLQNLQNGGPGYCVVLMAAAGHFAGAIFQGRDVVTHKTFHRYTVRAKRGTAQGVRDARGAASRSAGANLRRYNEATLYKDVRDLLAGPGWAKALGEAGTILLRAPRSGRSLFFGGPGAPLQRGDPRLWDIPLATRRPTFRELQHVLHKLTTLHVHEEDPRETVRLDSPRTHWKTMREKKAIEAERKVSSDENEALGQNEESPKQGSGSEGEDSFQVELELVELAVGTLDLREFEVLPKRRRRKRNNKKERSRDLEALPQQTQGDEAFSQSTQGRAAPVGPSLDEAKTPNQSELWDMLLAACRAGDVGMLKLQLAAGPIDPGVLSLLSAPLGSSGFTLLHAAAAAGRGSVVRLLLEAGADPTVQDSRARPPYTVAADKSTRNEFRRFMEKNPDAYDYSKAQVPGPLTPEMEAQQALRKREQKAARRQREKQQLQQREQEAREQEERQRFAALSDREKRALAAERRLAAQLGAPTPQASGSAVISAQRCWSCGTSLQGLIPFHYLDFSFCSTRCLRDHRCQAGKPSS, via the exons ATGTCGCCAGTTTCAGCTGCAGCCCAGGTTCCTACGTTGGTCTCCCTGTTTGACCTCAACGCGGATGCTCCGGTCCTTCAGGGCCTGAACTTGGTGAGCCACCCTTCTGGGGAGGCTCTGGCCCAAGCTCTGCGGACTTCCTGTCCAG GTTCAGGGGAGAGCGCAAGCccagaaagaaaactccagggTCTGCTGGATATTTCAGAAAAGTTATTTTGTTCAACTTGTGACCAGACCTTCCACAACCACCAGGAACAG AGGGAACATTATAAGCTTGACTGGCATCGGTTTAACCTAAAGCAACGTCTCAAGGACAAGCCTCTCCTGTCTGCCCTGGACTTTGAAAAGCAGAGTTCCACAG GAGATCTTTCCAGCATCTCAGGATCAGAAGATTCAGACTCAGCCAGTGAAGAGGGCTTGCAGATTCTGGATGAGGAGAGGGCAGAGTATGAGAAGCCCAGCAGAGCCCAAGGCTTCCACCCCCATCGGGTTCTTTTCCAGAATGCCCGCGGCCAGTTCCTTGATGCCTACCGCTGTGTCCTGGGCCCTCGCCAG gtgtccccagaagAACCAGAACTGCTGCTACAGAACCTGCAAAACGGAGGTCCCGGATACTGTGTGGTGCTCATGGCTGCGGCTGGGCACTTTGCTGGTGCCATTTTTCAGGG AAGAGACGTGGTGACACACAAGACCTTTCACCGCTACACGGTGCGGGCCAAGCGGGGCACGGCCCAGGGAGTTCGGGATGCCCGGGGTGCGGCTTCTCGTTCTGCCGGAGCCAACCTGAGGCGCTATAATGAAGCCACGTTATATAAG GATGTTCGTGACCTGCTGGCAGGGCCGGGCTGGGCTAAAGCACTGGGGGAGGCTGGGACAATACTGTTACGTGCCCCCCGCTCTGGCCGGTCCTTGTTCTTCGGAGGCCCTGGCGCACCCCTGCAACGGGGGGATCCCCGGCTTTGGGATATCCCCCTCGCTACCCGCAGACCCACCTTCCGGGAGCTACAGCATGTGCTCCATAAGCTGACCACCTTGCATGTCCACG AAGAAGACCCCCGGGAGACAGTCAGGTTGGACTCACCTCGGACACACTGGAAGACCATGAGAGAGAAGAAGGCTATCGAGGCAGAAAGAAAGGTCTCCAGTGATGAAAATGAGGCACTTGGGCAGAACGAGGAGTCTCCCAAACAGG GTTCAGGGTCGGAGGGAGAGGACAGCTTCCAGGTGGAGTTGGAGCTAGTAGAGTTGGCAGTGGGGACCCTAGATCTTCGGGAGTTTGAGGTACTGCCAaagcggaggaggaggaaaaggaataaTAAGAAGGAGAGAAGCCGAGACCTGGAGGCTCTTCCCCAGCAAACTCAAGGAGATGAGGCCTTCTCACAGTCCACCCAGGGACGGGCAGCCCCTGTGGGGCCTTCTCTGGATGAGGCCAAGACCCCCAATCAGTCAGAGCTCTGGGACATGCTTCTAGCTGCTTGCCGAGCCGGAGATGTTGGGATGTTGAAACTCCAGCTAGCTGCCGGCCCCATAGACCCTGGAGTTCTGTCTCTGCTCAGTGCCCCCTTGGGCTCCAGCGGCTTCACGCTCCTGCATGCGGCAGCTGCAGCTGGGAGAGGCTCAGTGGTTCGCCTGCTGCTGGAGGCGGGTGCTGACCCTACTGTGCA GGACTCGAGGGCCCGGCCGCCATATACAGTCGCAGCTGACAAGTCAACACGTAATGAGTTCCGAAGGTTCATGGAGAAGAATCCAGATGCTTATGATTACAGCAAGGCTCAG GTGCCAGGGCCCCTGACGCCAGAAATGGAGGCACAGCAGGCTCTGCGGAAAAGGGAGCAGAAGGCTGCCCGGCGGCAACGGGAAAAACAGCAGCTGCAGCAGCGGGAGCAGGAGGCGCGGGAGCAAGAAGAGCGGCAGCGCTTTGCCGCCCTCAGCGATCGGGAGAAG AGAGCCCTGGCTGCAGAGCGCAGGCTGGCTGCCCAGCTGGGAGCCCCCACCCCtcaggcctcaggctctgcagTCATCAGTGCTCA ACGCTGCTGGAGTTGTGGGACATCCCTCCAAGGCCTCATTCCCTTTCACTATCTcgacttctctttctgctccacaCGCTGCCTCCGGGATCATCGCTGCCAGGCTGGAAAGCCCTCTTCCTGA
- the ANKZF1 gene encoding ankyrin repeat and zinc finger domain-containing protein 1 isoform X1 yields the protein MLQKSGFGIEDEHAARFPGPLVQLLRAGASTRGLVIAGVHCTAMSPVSAAAQVPTLVSLFDLNADAPVLQGLNLVSHPSGEALAQALRTSCPGSGESASPERKLQGLLDISEKLFCSTCDQTFHNHQEQREHYKLDWHRFNLKQRLKDKPLLSALDFEKQSSTGDLSSISGSEDSDSASEEGLQILDEERAEYEKPSRAQGFHPHRVLFQNARGQFLDAYRCVLGPRQVSPEEPELLLQNLQNGGPGYCVVLMAAAGHFAGAIFQGRDVVTHKTFHRYTVRAKRGTAQGVRDARGAASRSAGANLRRYNEATLYKDVRDLLAGPGWAKALGEAGTILLRAPRSGRSLFFGGPGAPLQRGDPRLWDIPLATRRPTFRELQHVLHKLTTLHVHEEDPRETVRLDSPRTHWKTMREKKAIEAERKVSSDENEALGQNEESPKQGSGSEGEDSFQVELELVELAVGTLDLREFEVLPKRRRRKRNNKKERSRDLEALPQQTQGDEAFSQSTQGRAAPVGPSLDEAKTPNQSELWDMLLAACRAGDVGMLKLQLAAGPIDPGVLSLLSAPLGSSGFTLLHAAAAAGRGSVVRLLLEAGADPTVQDSRARPPYTVAADKSTRNEFRRFMEKNPDAYDYSKAQVPGPLTPEMEAQQALRKREQKAARRQREKQQLQQREQEAREQEERQRFAALSDREKRALAAERRLAAQLGAPTPQASGSAVISAQRCWSCGTSLQGLIPFHYLDFSFCSTRCLRDHRCQAGKPSS from the exons ATGTTGCAGAAATCCGGGTTTGGAATTGAAGACGAACATGCGGCTCGGTTCCCAGGACCTTTGGTGCAGCTGCTGAGGGCGGGGGCGAGTACACGCGGTTTAGTCATTGCTGGAGTTCATTGCACGG CTATGTCGCCAGTTTCAGCTGCAGCCCAGGTTCCTACGTTGGTCTCCCTGTTTGACCTCAACGCGGATGCTCCGGTCCTTCAGGGCCTGAACTTGGTGAGCCACCCTTCTGGGGAGGCTCTGGCCCAAGCTCTGCGGACTTCCTGTCCAG GTTCAGGGGAGAGCGCAAGCccagaaagaaaactccagggTCTGCTGGATATTTCAGAAAAGTTATTTTGTTCAACTTGTGACCAGACCTTCCACAACCACCAGGAACAG AGGGAACATTATAAGCTTGACTGGCATCGGTTTAACCTAAAGCAACGTCTCAAGGACAAGCCTCTCCTGTCTGCCCTGGACTTTGAAAAGCAGAGTTCCACAG GAGATCTTTCCAGCATCTCAGGATCAGAAGATTCAGACTCAGCCAGTGAAGAGGGCTTGCAGATTCTGGATGAGGAGAGGGCAGAGTATGAGAAGCCCAGCAGAGCCCAAGGCTTCCACCCCCATCGGGTTCTTTTCCAGAATGCCCGCGGCCAGTTCCTTGATGCCTACCGCTGTGTCCTGGGCCCTCGCCAG gtgtccccagaagAACCAGAACTGCTGCTACAGAACCTGCAAAACGGAGGTCCCGGATACTGTGTGGTGCTCATGGCTGCGGCTGGGCACTTTGCTGGTGCCATTTTTCAGGG AAGAGACGTGGTGACACACAAGACCTTTCACCGCTACACGGTGCGGGCCAAGCGGGGCACGGCCCAGGGAGTTCGGGATGCCCGGGGTGCGGCTTCTCGTTCTGCCGGAGCCAACCTGAGGCGCTATAATGAAGCCACGTTATATAAG GATGTTCGTGACCTGCTGGCAGGGCCGGGCTGGGCTAAAGCACTGGGGGAGGCTGGGACAATACTGTTACGTGCCCCCCGCTCTGGCCGGTCCTTGTTCTTCGGAGGCCCTGGCGCACCCCTGCAACGGGGGGATCCCCGGCTTTGGGATATCCCCCTCGCTACCCGCAGACCCACCTTCCGGGAGCTACAGCATGTGCTCCATAAGCTGACCACCTTGCATGTCCACG AAGAAGACCCCCGGGAGACAGTCAGGTTGGACTCACCTCGGACACACTGGAAGACCATGAGAGAGAAGAAGGCTATCGAGGCAGAAAGAAAGGTCTCCAGTGATGAAAATGAGGCACTTGGGCAGAACGAGGAGTCTCCCAAACAGG GTTCAGGGTCGGAGGGAGAGGACAGCTTCCAGGTGGAGTTGGAGCTAGTAGAGTTGGCAGTGGGGACCCTAGATCTTCGGGAGTTTGAGGTACTGCCAaagcggaggaggaggaaaaggaataaTAAGAAGGAGAGAAGCCGAGACCTGGAGGCTCTTCCCCAGCAAACTCAAGGAGATGAGGCCTTCTCACAGTCCACCCAGGGACGGGCAGCCCCTGTGGGGCCTTCTCTGGATGAGGCCAAGACCCCCAATCAGTCAGAGCTCTGGGACATGCTTCTAGCTGCTTGCCGAGCCGGAGATGTTGGGATGTTGAAACTCCAGCTAGCTGCCGGCCCCATAGACCCTGGAGTTCTGTCTCTGCTCAGTGCCCCCTTGGGCTCCAGCGGCTTCACGCTCCTGCATGCGGCAGCTGCAGCTGGGAGAGGCTCAGTGGTTCGCCTGCTGCTGGAGGCGGGTGCTGACCCTACTGTGCA GGACTCGAGGGCCCGGCCGCCATATACAGTCGCAGCTGACAAGTCAACACGTAATGAGTTCCGAAGGTTCATGGAGAAGAATCCAGATGCTTATGATTACAGCAAGGCTCAG GTGCCAGGGCCCCTGACGCCAGAAATGGAGGCACAGCAGGCTCTGCGGAAAAGGGAGCAGAAGGCTGCCCGGCGGCAACGGGAAAAACAGCAGCTGCAGCAGCGGGAGCAGGAGGCGCGGGAGCAAGAAGAGCGGCAGCGCTTTGCCGCCCTCAGCGATCGGGAGAAG AGAGCCCTGGCTGCAGAGCGCAGGCTGGCTGCCCAGCTGGGAGCCCCCACCCCtcaggcctcaggctctgcagTCATCAGTGCTCA ACGCTGCTGGAGTTGTGGGACATCCCTCCAAGGCCTCATTCCCTTTCACTATCTcgacttctctttctgctccacaCGCTGCCTCCGGGATCATCGCTGCCAGGCTGGAAAGCCCTCTTCCTGA